In one window of Clavelina lepadiformis chromosome 4, kaClaLepa1.1, whole genome shotgun sequence DNA:
- the LOC143453059 gene encoding spondin-1-like has protein sequence MVENNLLGFIDIFLLCFFLQGASGLTLSQTIQGHNGIKKIKLVSKWSGWSKCSHSCGAGNQQRQRYVINEAQHGGLPCPEKDAMRETQICKLKDCPVDCQVSEWSSWSKCSQSCDIGNQKRQRYVLKKAQHGGLPCPEEQSMKEMRTCTMMDCPMDCEISEWSSWSACSQSCGDGTQERRRHISRPLQYGDVPCPDVKKLKESRICKLSKCWSNYGRMEAFNYYVSFILLHGYYLFKYAFVCFLLVESIKDKEKEFALFMLLFLLLFILCFIYSSLIGDLLFVFLLLILLLGFIIDKFKS, from the exons ATGGTGGAAAATAATCTCCttggttttattgatatttttttgctCTGCTTTTTTCTTCAAGGAGCCAGTGGACT TACACTGTCACAAACGATACAAGGTCACAACggcattaaaaaaattaaatta GTTTCTAAATGGTCAGGCTGGTCCAAGTGCAGCCATAGTTGTGGTGCAGGAAACCAACAAAGGCAAAGATACGTTATTAACGAAGCTCAACACGGTGGTTTACCATGTCCAGAAAAAGATGCAATGAGGGAAACGCAAATCTGCAAACTGAAGGACTGCCCAGTTGATTGCCAA GTGTCCGAGTGGTCAAGTTGGTCAAAGTGCAGCCAGAGTTGTGATATTGGAAACCAAAAAAGGCAAAGATACGTTCTTAAAAAAGCCCAGCATGGTGGTTTGCCATGTCCAGAGGAACAATCTATGAAAGAAATGAGAACCTGCACAATGATGGACTGTCCAATGGATTGTGAG ATTTCGGAGTGGTCAAGCTGGTCCGCTTGCAGCCAAAGCTGTGGAGATGGTACGCAGGAAAGGCGCAGACACATCTCTCGCCCATTACAATACGGGGATGTACCCTGCCCAgatgttaaaaagttgaaagaaaGTAGAATTTGTAAACTGAGTAAATGTTGGTCAAATTATGGACGTATGGAAGCGTTTAATTATTAtgtatcatttattttattacatggttactatttatttaaatatgcatttgtatgttttttgttaGTGGAGTCAATAAAAGATAAAGAGAAGGagtttgcattgtttatgttgttatttttgttgttgtttattctTTGCTTCATTTATTCTTCTTTAATTGGTGatcttttgtttgtgtttttgcttttaattttgttgctaGGTTTTATTATAGATAAATTCAAATCCTAA
- the LOC143453331 gene encoding uncharacterized protein LOC143453331 isoform X1 has protein sequence MTETQIKLYRCDEILCIADDDEGDLGEGAYGKVRLGFHKKFGAVAVKCSEMKGGKREKILLEKKIKKEIGHLQQANHDNIVRVYGWTQWPKAVAIIMEYLPAGNLKAILMDEDVVLGPLLRARFGAEISNGLAFIHNLFDNKRLLHGDIKPENILMTEDLHCKIGDFGAAQLSSYTGSTTTAGYKAKDSVQMTLLYAAPERLQDISTKLTPKYDTYSYGMTLHMILAREMPIDVGTPLETFTDRVIEGQRPSVQSIHEYIQGLGDEGTGEDAAMIRVLNEEMIRCWQQDPADRPTMTEVKDRLQSQLQNRDLSLFHKLVHDASQELCLKKPSFIQKECAPVSRFVPPSFMLGGIGSTSGSEGTSSNESYSISELRAPAEVPVLHAPVETTLAKTQDGSRPVFTTPDEISSNLHVLSLEDSTLDSQNESNTSASLSSSGDVADMKSPSPDSEVTIEQAKSYVRASLVYLRTCNLLNEWNEEEAKTATEKLDFLSRLTSSGLEVRKDVADEMLCNNAIPLFLQYFKMLIDDGKLYPDQRTKVLLLETLKMAIWNLTDPSAAFCVECGKQGLIALIAIHLQHVYTCSWLSTKIIQFSDNTSVHILHNCATRMESCMHVKLLNLYEIMPNIKNELVKQAESTKKEFLCVSAFLLAYVAEEDQMHSLIVHQTLIQYIVQVIGRGIENKRSYTETEGQCYSKETRIHLETSKVSLLEMCEGLAKLARNKENSAALFNAPEFPKYIIAILESEDEMERKCALQLIRNMCLSKKTQEKFKKQTTLVLFFQKMRINDPDKNLRQMADDIYQVLITEESFFSIFKSKK, from the exons ATGACTGAAACTCAA ATCAAGCTTTATAGATGCGACGAAATCCTTTGCATTGCTGATGACGATGAAGGAGATCTTGGGGAAGGTGCATACGGAAAAGTTCGTCTCGGATTTCATAAAAAGTTTGGAGCAGTTGCTGTGAAATGTTCTGAGATGAAGGGCGGGAAAAGAGAGAAGATTTTGCTGGAAAAAAA gataaaaaaagaaattggcCACCTCCAGCAAGCCAACCACGACAACATAGTTCGTGTTTACGGTTGGACGCAATGGCCTAAAGCAGTTGCAATTATTATGGAGTATCTTCCTGCTGGCAATCTAAAAGCAATTCTTATGGATGAAGACGTCGTTTTGGGCCCTCTGCTTAGAGCGAGATTTGGTGCAGAGATTTCCAACGGACTTGCTTTCATCCATAATCTCTTTGACAACAAACGACTGTTGCATGGGGATATAAAACCAGAAAACATTCTCATGACCGAGGATTTGCATTGTAAGATTGGAGACTTTGGTGCTGCACAGTTGTCCAGTTATACCGGATCTACAACAACAGCTGGATACAAAGCTAAAGATTCTGTTCAGATGACGCTTCTCTACGCTGCTCCTGAACGTCTGCAAGATATCAGTACCAAGCTGACACCCAAATACGACACCTACAGCTATGGAATGACTCTGCACATGATTTTAGCGAGAGAAATGCCGATTGATGTTGGGACACCGTTAGAAACCTTTACCGACCGAGTTATCGAAGGTCAACGACCAAGCGTTCAAAGCATCCATGAGTATATACAAGGATTAGGGGATGAAGGTACAGGCGAAGATGCAGCAATGATTCGTGTTCTGAATGAGGAAATGATCCGGTGCTGGCAACAAGATCCTGCTGATCGACCAACCATGACAGAAGTAAAAGACCGTTTACAGAGCCAACTGCAAAATCGCGATCTTAGCTTGTTTCATAAGCTTGTCCACGATGCTTCGCAAGAGTTGTGCCTTAAAAAGCCGTCTTTCATTCAAAAGGAATGCGCCCCGGTTAGTCGTTTTGTTCCACCAAGTTTTATGTTGGGAG GAATTGGATCAACATCAGGAAGCGAAGGAACCTCTAGCAATGAATCATATTCGATATCAGAGCTTCGTGCACCTGCAGAAG TTCCAGTGTTACATGCTCCGGTGGAAACAACTTTGGCAAAAACCCAAGATGGTTCCCGTCCAGTTTTTACAACGCCAG ACGAAATCTCTTCCAATCTCCATGTCTTGTCTTTGGAAGACAGTACGTTGGATAGCCAGAACGAAAGTAATACAAGTGCAAGTTTATCGTCAA GCGGTGACGTTGCAGACATGAAATCTCCGTCTCCAGATAGCGAGGTCACAATCGAACAag CAAAAAGTTATGTTCGAGCCAGCCTTGTTTATTTAAGAACTTGTAATTTGTTGAACGAATGGAATGAGGAAGAGGCGAAAACTGCCACAGAAAAACTTGACTTTTTATCTCGTCTCACATCTTCAGGATTG GAAGTTCGAAAGGACGTGGCAGATGAAATGTTGTGTAACAATGCTATCCCATTGTTTCTCCAATATTTCAAGATGCTAATTGATGACGGGAAACTGTATCCAGATCAAAG GAcaaaagttttgcttttgGAAACTCTGAAAATGGCAATCTGGAATTTAACTGATCCAAGTGCTGCATTTTGTGTTGAATGCGGCAAGCAAGGATTGATTGCATTGATTGCAATTCACTTGCAACATGTATATACGTGCTCTTGGCTTTCtacaaag ATAATACAATTCTCCGATAACACAAGTGTTCACATTTTACACAACTGTGCAACAAGAATGGAATCTTGTATGCACGTAAAACTGTTAAATCTATATGAAATTATGCCTAATATCAAAAACGAATTGGTCAAACAAGCG GAGTCCACAAAAAAGGAATTCTTATGCGTTTCCGCTTTTTTGCTAGCTTATGTAGCAGAAGAAGATCAAATGCATTCGCTGATAGTACACCAGACATTGATACAATATATTGTTCAG GTTATCGGACGAGGAATCGAAAATAAACGATCATACACTGAGACTGAGGGTCAGTGTTATTCGAAAGAAACACGCATTCATCTTGAAACCAGTAAAGTTTCCTTGTTGGAAATGTGTGAAGGCTTGGCCAAGCTTGCCCGCAATAAAGAAAATTCAGCAGCATTATTTAATGCTCCTGAATTCCCCAAGTATATTATCGCCATTTTAGAATCAG aaGATGAAATGGAGAGAAAATGTGCTTTACAGCTGATCAGGAATATGTGTTTGTCAAAGAAAACTCaggaaaaattcaaaaaacaaacaactttggttttgttttttcaaaaaatgagaATAAATGACCCTGACAA GAACTTGCGACAAATGGCAGATGATATTTATCAAGTCCTAATCACCGAAGAATCATTCTTCAGTATTTTTAAATCGAAGAAATAG
- the LOC143453331 gene encoding uncharacterized protein LOC143453331 isoform X2, which translates to MTETQIKLYRCDEILCIADDDEGDLGEGAYGKVRLGFHKKFGAVAVKCSEMKGGKREKILLEKKIKKEIGHLQQANHDNIVRVYGWTQWPKAVAIIMEYLPAGNLKAILMDEDVVLGPLLRARFGAEISNGLAFIHNLFDNKRLLHGDIKPENILMTEDLHCKIGDFGAAQLSSYTGSTTTAGYKAKDSVQMTLLYAAPERLQDISTKLTPKYDTYSYGMTLHMILAREMPIDVGTPLETFTDRVIEGQRPSVQSIHEYIQGLGDEGTGEDAAMIRVLNEEMIRCWQQDPADRPTMTEVKDRLQSQLQNRDLSLFHKLVHDASQELCLKKPSFIQKECAPVSRFVPPSFMLGGIGSTSGSEGTSSNESYSISELRAPAEVPVLHAPVETTLAKTQDGSRPVFTTPDEISSNLHVLSLEDSTLDSQNESNTSASLSSSGDVADMKSPSPDSEVTIEQAKSYVRASLVYLRTCNLLNEWNEEEAKTATEKLDFLSRLTSSGLEVRKDVADEMLCNNAIPLFLQYFKMLIDDGKLYPDQRTKVLLLETLKMAIWNLTDPSAAFCVECGKQGLIALIAIHLQHVYTCSWLSTKESTKKEFLCVSAFLLAYVAEEDQMHSLIVHQTLIQYIVQVIGRGIENKRSYTETEGQCYSKETRIHLETSKVSLLEMCEGLAKLARNKENSAALFNAPEFPKYIIAILESEDEMERKCALQLIRNMCLSKKTQEKFKKQTTLVLFFQKMRINDPDKNLRQMADDIYQVLITEESFFSIFKSKK; encoded by the exons ATGACTGAAACTCAA ATCAAGCTTTATAGATGCGACGAAATCCTTTGCATTGCTGATGACGATGAAGGAGATCTTGGGGAAGGTGCATACGGAAAAGTTCGTCTCGGATTTCATAAAAAGTTTGGAGCAGTTGCTGTGAAATGTTCTGAGATGAAGGGCGGGAAAAGAGAGAAGATTTTGCTGGAAAAAAA gataaaaaaagaaattggcCACCTCCAGCAAGCCAACCACGACAACATAGTTCGTGTTTACGGTTGGACGCAATGGCCTAAAGCAGTTGCAATTATTATGGAGTATCTTCCTGCTGGCAATCTAAAAGCAATTCTTATGGATGAAGACGTCGTTTTGGGCCCTCTGCTTAGAGCGAGATTTGGTGCAGAGATTTCCAACGGACTTGCTTTCATCCATAATCTCTTTGACAACAAACGACTGTTGCATGGGGATATAAAACCAGAAAACATTCTCATGACCGAGGATTTGCATTGTAAGATTGGAGACTTTGGTGCTGCACAGTTGTCCAGTTATACCGGATCTACAACAACAGCTGGATACAAAGCTAAAGATTCTGTTCAGATGACGCTTCTCTACGCTGCTCCTGAACGTCTGCAAGATATCAGTACCAAGCTGACACCCAAATACGACACCTACAGCTATGGAATGACTCTGCACATGATTTTAGCGAGAGAAATGCCGATTGATGTTGGGACACCGTTAGAAACCTTTACCGACCGAGTTATCGAAGGTCAACGACCAAGCGTTCAAAGCATCCATGAGTATATACAAGGATTAGGGGATGAAGGTACAGGCGAAGATGCAGCAATGATTCGTGTTCTGAATGAGGAAATGATCCGGTGCTGGCAACAAGATCCTGCTGATCGACCAACCATGACAGAAGTAAAAGACCGTTTACAGAGCCAACTGCAAAATCGCGATCTTAGCTTGTTTCATAAGCTTGTCCACGATGCTTCGCAAGAGTTGTGCCTTAAAAAGCCGTCTTTCATTCAAAAGGAATGCGCCCCGGTTAGTCGTTTTGTTCCACCAAGTTTTATGTTGGGAG GAATTGGATCAACATCAGGAAGCGAAGGAACCTCTAGCAATGAATCATATTCGATATCAGAGCTTCGTGCACCTGCAGAAG TTCCAGTGTTACATGCTCCGGTGGAAACAACTTTGGCAAAAACCCAAGATGGTTCCCGTCCAGTTTTTACAACGCCAG ACGAAATCTCTTCCAATCTCCATGTCTTGTCTTTGGAAGACAGTACGTTGGATAGCCAGAACGAAAGTAATACAAGTGCAAGTTTATCGTCAA GCGGTGACGTTGCAGACATGAAATCTCCGTCTCCAGATAGCGAGGTCACAATCGAACAag CAAAAAGTTATGTTCGAGCCAGCCTTGTTTATTTAAGAACTTGTAATTTGTTGAACGAATGGAATGAGGAAGAGGCGAAAACTGCCACAGAAAAACTTGACTTTTTATCTCGTCTCACATCTTCAGGATTG GAAGTTCGAAAGGACGTGGCAGATGAAATGTTGTGTAACAATGCTATCCCATTGTTTCTCCAATATTTCAAGATGCTAATTGATGACGGGAAACTGTATCCAGATCAAAG GAcaaaagttttgcttttgGAAACTCTGAAAATGGCAATCTGGAATTTAACTGATCCAAGTGCTGCATTTTGTGTTGAATGCGGCAAGCAAGGATTGATTGCATTGATTGCAATTCACTTGCAACATGTATATACGTGCTCTTGGCTTTCtacaaag GAGTCCACAAAAAAGGAATTCTTATGCGTTTCCGCTTTTTTGCTAGCTTATGTAGCAGAAGAAGATCAAATGCATTCGCTGATAGTACACCAGACATTGATACAATATATTGTTCAG GTTATCGGACGAGGAATCGAAAATAAACGATCATACACTGAGACTGAGGGTCAGTGTTATTCGAAAGAAACACGCATTCATCTTGAAACCAGTAAAGTTTCCTTGTTGGAAATGTGTGAAGGCTTGGCCAAGCTTGCCCGCAATAAAGAAAATTCAGCAGCATTATTTAATGCTCCTGAATTCCCCAAGTATATTATCGCCATTTTAGAATCAG aaGATGAAATGGAGAGAAAATGTGCTTTACAGCTGATCAGGAATATGTGTTTGTCAAAGAAAACTCaggaaaaattcaaaaaacaaacaactttggttttgttttttcaaaaaatgagaATAAATGACCCTGACAA GAACTTGCGACAAATGGCAGATGATATTTATCAAGTCCTAATCACCGAAGAATCATTCTTCAGTATTTTTAAATCGAAGAAATAG